GACCGGCATGCTTACGGTCATGATCAACCTAATCATGGCCAGTGCATTCGCATCAATCTTGATCTACGCGATAGACCTTCTGCCCAATCGGATCGGATTAATTGGCGGGCTATTTTACGGATTAAACTTTGGACTTGGAGGCGTAGCAGCTGGTTTTCTTGGGATGCTTACGGAAAACTACGGTGTCGAGACAGTATATCTGATCTGTTCTTTCATACCCCTTGCTGGACTTCTTACCTGGTTCTTACCTCGGATCGACGAACGAGATTAACTTACACTCTCGGATAAATGGATTGAATTATAACTATCTTCACATTCCTTTTTCTGTTCCCTTTCGCTTAATCTTTTAGGTGTCTTCCCTGGCTACCCTGGAGTACGCTGGTGTAGGTCTAATTTTAAGCGGCTTTACGGTCTCTAGACTATTGTGATTGCGGGAATGGTAGATTTAGTTCATGGCTTGATCTGTATCGCTTTAGGTTCATTTCTTGTCATCAAATGCTAAGTCCATCTTATTCATGTTGGGAGCCGTGTTTTTGTTCACGGTTATGGATGCTATTGCCAAACAGCTCACCAAAGAGGTTGGGCTCATACAGACCATTTGGGTGCGTTACACAGGACAAGCTCTGCTGGTCTTTTTGATTGTTCTGCCAAGACTTCGAGAGGTGGCTAAGTCTCAGTATCCCAAGCTTCAGTTATTACGTTCTGTCGTTTTAATGGCTGCCACCTGCTTATTCTTTTTAAGCATTTCAAAGATTGGGTTGGCAGAAGCTACCGCTATTATGGACATTAATCCTGTCTTAATCACTTTAGGAGCTTTTCTCTTTCTCGGCGAGAAAATTGGTCCCAGGCGGATTTTAGGTATCATTGCATCTATGATTGGAGCATTAATTATTATCCGTCCCGGTACTGATGTATTTACAGTCTATGCAGTTCTACCTCTCGTCGCAGCGGTTTGCTACACGACGTACAATCTTACCACTCGCTTCGTAGGAAACCGGGAAAGCCCCTGGACCTCTTTGTTGTATAGCGCTCTGTTTGGAGCCGTAGTATTTAGCTGCATGGTACCATTCTTCTGGCAACCTGTAAGCCTATTTTCAGCTGGCCTAATGGTACTACTCAGCCTCTGCGGGACCTTTTCTCAGCTCTTTCTTATAAGAGCACTGGCCATCGGCGAGGCTAGTTTATTGGCCCCATTCGCTTACGTTGGGCTTATCTACGCTACCATATGGGGTTTGGTATTCTTTGGAGAATTTCCAGATGAATGGTCAATTATTGGAGCCATCATCATTGCTATTTCTGGTTTTTATGTTTGGTATCGAGATACATTTGGTAGCAAATCAGAAGCTGAAGACGCCAATTAGCTCCGTTAAGCCCATACCTTTTCCATGTGTTACCGCATGAACTCTTAGACTTAATTGGGGTTTTCAGGGCGCGATTAGTGAACGTAAATTTTGCGACGTAAGGTCACTTCTTTTCAAAATAAATACAGTGAATTATACATTGTACCAGTAGCCAACAGATATTTTGAATGCATACCAGCGATAAGGAGTTGGTCGTATGAATAAGTCTGTAAACTTGGATCTTAAATATCTTATACTTGATCATTGCAAAGAGGTTCTTAAAACCGATTATGATCTTGAAGCTCTTGCTTATGCCAAACGCAGGCAATTTTTGGATGACGAAGGTAATGTAACTTCCGCAGGTCAGACTTTGTTAATGTTTCGTCAAACCTAGAAACTTCAGCTTAGCGTCAAAATCTATATGCAATTTATGATCATTTATTAATCTTAGCATGAAATTTTGAATAAACTTTAAGCTCCAAACTGCGGCAAATCAGCTGTACCCACTGTTATACTATCAGTTCAATTCTGATATCTCACCTCTATCATTTAATTGTCTTAGCAAGCTATGGGAGGCTTGTGATGCAAAAAATGAAACAAAAATCAGATTTTATAGGGCCGATATGCCCTCCTGAGTATCTAGCACCAGAACTAAAAATAGTTTTTTTGAAAGCTGTATATAAAGACTGGTGGGTCGAAGATTAAACTCTTAATTAGCCCCGGTCGCCATCAATTTTTGGTTTACGCAATATAATTTTATCAGGCTGCACCATGCCCTAAACATGAAACTACTTATTCCAGAACCCTTACCATAGAATACAAAATGAATGGGTAAATATAGGTGGCTGGACAGGGCGATGGGATCGCTACTTAAATGCTCACTTATGGATGTCTTGGGAGCTATAACACACCTCTTCTATGCGCTTTCGCTTAGGATATGGGCCCTTAGCACAGTGGTGCCGTTAAGTGAGAGTTCTTAATTTATTTATATGTTTAAAAATGAGACGTAGAAAAAATAAAAAGCATACTTATCATTTTAAACCTGTTACTCTTTATCTGGGAATAGAAGTTTAGCCACTTCTAGCTAAAGGGAAAACTAATGAAAGAACGGACCTGTGGAGGTTTGGGGGGCTCACCTTGTGTAGCTTGCCAACTTATTAATGATGCCAAAATTCAAGCAGAGTTGTCAAAATTAGATATTAAAGATGTAGTTGATAAACTGATTGAAGTAGGTTGGAAAAAAGTTTTCTAGAATAGGGTAAAAATCTCTTGTTCGATGCTGATTTGGGTTAAAGCGTTTTAAGCCCACACTTTCTTCATATGCCCTCGCATGACATCTAGGGCATAGCCTGAGCCATAGTTCGCAGCGACTGTGTTTGAACCATGCCCTAGTATGGCCATGGAGATGGCCTCCGGGCAGCCTGTATTCCTCAGCTTGTCCTTCATGCGGTGGCGTAGCGAATGCATCGTGAGCTTCTTGTCTGTGATTATGGTTCTGAGGCGCTTCATGAGCATGGCTGAGCAGTTATCCCCTCCACGCTCCTTTGCGTATTGGGGAAAGAGAGGTGCCTCAGGATCTTTGCCTTGGGATACTTCCTCAAGGGCTTTAATAGCCTCTGGCGAGAGTGGCACAGAGCGCTGCGAGTTATTGGTCTTTAGTGTTCTCCAGGGGGTGGGGGATATGATTAAACATTCTTTTTCAGTGTCACAGTCTTTGATCCTCAGGCCTGCTATCTCTGATACTCTACAACCGGTATCTCTCAGAAAAACAAACAGCGCCCAAGCTGTTGTATCATTCGAGTAAGCTGTCTCTAAATGAACGACCTGAGTATCACTCAGCGGTAGCCTATCTAGCTTACTTGCACCCGCACCTTTAATGCGAAGGTTGGTAAAAACATTGGGGATGTTGAGACTATGCTCCACGATTGCATGGTTAATAGCCGTTCTCACAACCCCCAGCATTCTAACAGCGCTATTGGCAGACAGACGGCTTAGTAGGTGATCCCGAAGGTCATTGGCATCTTGCCTGCTGATGTTACTAAGCGAGACATACTTAAGCTTCTGCTTGCCATAGATGTGCTGCATGTCTTTGCGCAGCCTTTCAACCCGCTGCGTAATTTCCTTTTCTGCTTTGGGTGTATCTGACTTATAAGCAACGTAGTCTTTAAGTGCCGTCTCAAGCGTTATGACCTCTTGCTTTAACTTGCCTGAATACACCTGTTCTACAATCTCTGAAGGTAGCTTTTGCTTATGCAGAGCCTTACCCAACTCATTAAGCGCATCCTCAATCTCAGAATACTCAGGTACGGCATTGGCCAGTACCATATCGGCCACTTCATCGCCCAGCGCACCCCTAATAATCTCAATACTGCGCTCTCGTGCTGACTTCTCTTTCTCACCTTCTAGCAGTGCTTCGATTCGAGCATGTATCAGCGGCAGGTTTTGCATGGCTTCTTTGTAGCTATCCCCAAGCTGGCGATAGAGCGTTGCTTTCCCGATCAGGGCTCTAAGATGCAAAGGAACGTTGCGTTTATATCGAAAGCTGCCATTGGCACGGCGAAATACATAGCGTGGGAGTTTAAGCGGCATATCATCACTCATAGCTGTTAGCTTTGAGACTTAGCTGCCCTGTTGCAAGTAAAACCGGTGGTTTAACGCTGACTATTTAACGAACAGTTTCGACAAACTGGTCCTGCAAGCGGTCCCAAAAGTGGTCCTCTATAGATTTATCCTACTGTTTTTGCTTGTTTTATTTCATATTCTAATAGAATTTTGGTGCCCAGGAGAGGACTCGAACCTCCACGTCCATACAGACACTAGCACCTGAAGCTAGCGCGTCTACCAATTCCGCCACCTGGGCACTCACCATCTTTGTGCGTGTAGCTATAGCGATTTGTGGAGTCAACGCGTTTCTGGGTTTTCCTCAGATATTTGCATCTTGCTCAGAGGCGATAGCCAGAGTATTCAAGCCCGCAAGGAACAATCGTTGGAGAAGCCTATGTCGCAATTGGTAACCATCTTTGGAGGCTCGGGGTTTGTCGGGCGCTATATTGCACGTCGTATGGCGAAACAAGGATGGCGCGTCAGGGTTGCTGTGCGGCGTCCGAATGAGGCTCTATTCGTCAAATCATACGGAGCGGTCGGGCAAGTTGAACCTGTTTTTTGCAATATCCGCGACGATGGCAGCGTGACAGCCACTTTGGAAAACGCCGATGCGACGGTGAATTGCGTTGGAACGTTTGATCGCTTGGGAAAGAATAATTTTAAAGCGGTTCAGGAAGACGGCGCCGCGCGTATTGCCAGGCTTTCGGCGGCAAACGGTGTGCAAAGCTTGGTGCATATCTCATCCTTGGCCAGCGCAAGCCTTTCGGAAAGTGAGTACGCGCAGAGTAAGCGCGCCGGCGAAGAGGCCGTATTGAGACATATGCCAAAGGCCTATATTTTTAGGCCCTCTGTTGTTTTTGGACCTGAAGATCAGTTTTTCAATCGCTTTGCCTCAATGGCCCAAACAGGGCCTATTTTGCCCTTTGCCGGAGCGGCAACGCGCTTCCAACCGGTTTATGTGGATGATATTGCCCAAGCCGTTGAAATCGCGCTGACGCGGGAAACACCTGCCGGGACTTATGAGCTTGGCGGGCCAGAAATCATTGATTTTGCGGGTTTGATGACTCGTATGTTAGCGGTGATTGAGCGTCGCCGCCTTTTGGTGAATATTCCATTTTTCATGGCGCGGCCGATGGCGGCCGGGTTCGATTTTTTAGAAACGGTCACGCTTAGGCTTTTCAAAAACGGGATCTTAACGCGGGATCAACTGAAAGATTTAACGGTTGATAATATCGTCTCCGAAACCGCTAAAGGATTTGCAGATATGGGAATTGAGCCCACATCCCTTGAGGCGATTTTACCAGAATATCTGTGGTGTTTTCGCCCTTCTGGCCAATATGCGGCGATTAAGTCCTCGGCCAAAAATTTAACCCAGTAAGTATTTTGCCTCCGATTTGGGCGGCCCGGGCAGGCCCTGCGCTGTGGCGCGGCTGAAAGGCCTGCTTGACGGGGGTGATATTCAATTTGAAAGGGCCGCTTTCGCCTTTCCTAACCACACTTGTTGCGTTAGATACCGCCTAACTAAGATCGCAAGCCGTTTAGACGGGGTAAGGAGCTTAAATTATGGGTTATAAAGTTGCTGTTGTTGGCGCCACGGGCAATGTTGGCCGAGAAATTCTGAATATCTTGGCAGAACGGCATTTTCCAATCGATAAAATCGTTGCGCTTGCAAGCAGACGCTCCTTGGGAACCGAATTGAGTTTTGGCGATCAGATTTTATCAACTAAAGATTTGGAACAATTTGACTTTTCTGGATGGGATATCGCACTTTTTGCCGTGGGCTCTGAAGCCACAAAACTGCACGCGCCGCGCGCAGCCAAGGCCGGCTGCGTTGTGATCGATAACAGCTCTTTATATCGCTATGACCCAGATGTTCCGTTGATCGTACCGGAGGTAAATGCGGATGCGATTTTTGGATATTCTAAAAAAAATATAATCGCCAACCCCAATTGCTCAACCGCGCAGATGGTGGTTGCGCTCAAACCGCTTCATGATCGTGCCACCATCAAGCGCGTGGTGGTCAGCACCTACCAATCAGTGTCGGGCAGCGGCAAAGACGCGATTGACGAGCTTTGGAACCAAACCAAAGGCATGTATGTGCCGGGCCAGGAAGTGGCACCAAAAGTCTATCCAAAACAAATCGCCTTTAACGTCATTCCTCATATTGATGTGTTTATGGAAGATGGCACCACCAAGGAAGAATGGAAAATGGTTGCCGAAACCAAAAAGATTATTGATCCGAAAATAAAAGTCACCGCAACATGCGTGCGGGTTCCGGTTTTTGTGGGGCATTCCGAAGCGATTAATATCGAATTTGAAGAGTTCTTGGATGAGGATGAGGCCCGCGACATCCTGCGCGAAGCGCCTGGCTTGATGGTAATCGATAAGCGCGAGGATGGGGGTTATGTCTCACCCGTGGAATGCGTTGGTGATTTCGCAACATTTATCAGCCGCATCCGGCAGGATAGCACCTTAGAAAATGGGTTGAACCTATGGTGCGTGTCTGACAATTTGCGCAAAGGCGCGGCACTCAATGCGGTTCAAATCGCCGAAGTGTTAGGCCAGCGCGTGCTCCAAAAAGCCTGATCCCAAAATATCTGCGCTTTTAGATAGTTTCAGATTATCGCAAAATACGCGTTTTGTAAAAATCCTCTTCCTTAAGTATTATCAATTTGATAAAGAGATTCATCAGCATATAGAGATTATATTAAGGAGTTAAAACGTATCCGAATGTTCGTCTTTGATAGTATTTGCAGTTTGCTATACAGTAACGTATGAGAATTTTTGGACTCGAAGAACATGTCGGCTGATAAAGAGAAAACAGAGCAGACCCATAATTTAATTGCACAATCACTGCGCGCACTGGCCACACCGAAAATGACGAGTGATGAGGTCAAACGTCAATTTTCGCAGGATATTCAAAACGCAAATATTGCGATCATGCGATTAAGACAGACGAAAAACGATAACGCGGCGTGATCTGCTTGCCTCATAGGCACGCAGAAAAACTCAAAACAAGTCTTTGCGGCAGCGCATGGAAGTGTTTTTGTTGCTTAAATTTATTCTGAAAAGCTTAGACAGGCTTAAATCTTTGCGTCGTCGGGTCAAAGGCTTCCAAACTGCCCTCGCCAATATCCGTCCATAAGCCGTGCAAGGATAGCGAACCATCTTGAACCGCCTTTTCTACAAAAGGAAAGGTCATCAAATTTGTCAAAGATGTCAGCACCGCCTGCTTTTCCAAATTTTGAGCCATCTCCTCTTCGGAAGAATGATCTTTGATCGCCTCATATCCCGGCCGCAAAATATCCATCCAACGCCCAACAAAACTGGTTTTCTCTTCAAGCTGCGGTGCGTGGCCCCGGCACATATCCAAGCATCCTTTTACACCGCCACAATTTGAATGCCCCAGAATGATCAATTGCGAGACATTGAGCGCGGTGACCGCGTATTCGACGGCAGCGCTGGTTCCGTGTTGCGACCCATCCGGGCTATAAGGCGGCACCAAATTCGCAATATTTCGATGAATAAAAAACTCACCTTGCTCTGCGCCAAAGATAGATGTGGCATGCACCCGCGAGTCACAACAGGAAATAATCATGGCTCTTGGGCGCTGGCCCTCAGTGGCCAATCGCTTATACCAGGCCTGGTTTTCGGAAAAGTTCGTCGCGAACCATCCATGATAGCGTTGAATGAGATAGGCGGGAAGCGGTTTGACAAAATCCATAAGCGGGGGCCTTTCTAGACAAAGATAAACGCATCTACGCAGTGGCGATAACAGAGGCGAAGATGATCTGCCATATCTGTTCTTTTGCCACCGTCATTGTTACTATCAGACGGTGTTAAAATATTTCAACCCCTGCTGTCTGATCGTATTTGACATGCGACCGCGGCGGCAAAGACTAAGCGCGCGTTCTGCGCCAAACCGAAGGAAACGCGCCCTATGACGCTCGAGTTTATATCAGAAGATCACGCTTCTATTCCTGTTCTGTTATGCAACAGTGACACTATTAATGAGGTAGTGGCGGGCCTAGCGGCGCCCGCCCAGCGCTGGATCGCCCAGCAGGGGTTTACCGGCGGTTTTGGTGAAGCTGTGCTGTGCCCAACTGCGAGCGGTGAAGCAGAACTTGCAATTTTGGGGCTGGGCGATACGCAAAGCCGGGCGCGAAACCGCTTTGTAT
The sequence above is drawn from the Rhodobacteraceae bacterium IMCC1335 genome and encodes:
- a CDS encoding EamA family transporter encodes the protein MLGAVFLFTVMDAIAKQLTKEVGLIQTIWVRYTGQALLVFLIVLPRLREVAKSQYPKLQLLRSVVLMAATCLFFLSISKIGLAEATAIMDINPVLITLGAFLFLGEKIGPRRILGIIASMIGALIIIRPGTDVFTVYAVLPLVAAVCYTTYNLTTRFVGNRESPWTSLLYSALFGAVVFSCMVPFFWQPVSLFSAGLMVLLSLCGTFSQLFLIRALAIGEASLLAPFAYVGLIYATIWGLVFFGEFPDEWSIIGAIIIAISGFYVWYRDTFGSKSEAEDAN
- a CDS encoding tyrosine-type recombinase/integrase produces the protein MPLKLPRYVFRRANGSFRYKRNVPLHLRALIGKATLYRQLGDSYKEAMQNLPLIHARIEALLEGEKEKSARERSIEIIRGALGDEVADMVLANAVPEYSEIEDALNELGKALHKQKLPSEIVEQVYSGKLKQEVITLETALKDYVAYKSDTPKAEKEITQRVERLRKDMQHIYGKQKLKYVSLSNISRQDANDLRDHLLSRLSANSAVRMLGVVRTAINHAIVEHSLNIPNVFTNLRIKGAGASKLDRLPLSDTQVVHLETAYSNDTTAWALFVFLRDTGCRVSEIAGLRIKDCDTEKECLIISPTPWRTLKTNNSQRSVPLSPEAIKALEEVSQGKDPEAPLFPQYAKERGGDNCSAMLMKRLRTIITDKKLTMHSLRHRMKDKLRNTGCPEAISMAILGHGSNTVAANYGSGYALDVMRGHMKKVWA
- a CDS encoding NAD-dependent epimerase/dehydratase family protein; amino-acid sequence: MSQLVTIFGGSGFVGRYIARRMAKQGWRVRVAVRRPNEALFVKSYGAVGQVEPVFCNIRDDGSVTATLENADATVNCVGTFDRLGKNNFKAVQEDGAARIARLSAANGVQSLVHISSLASASLSESEYAQSKRAGEEAVLRHMPKAYIFRPSVVFGPEDQFFNRFASMAQTGPILPFAGAATRFQPVYVDDIAQAVEIALTRETPAGTYELGGPEIIDFAGLMTRMLAVIERRRLLVNIPFFMARPMAAGFDFLETVTLRLFKNGILTRDQLKDLTVDNIVSETAKGFADMGIEPTSLEAILPEYLWCFRPSGQYAAIKSSAKNLTQ
- a CDS encoding aspartate-semialdehyde dehydrogenase; the encoded protein is MGYKVAVVGATGNVGREILNILAERHFPIDKIVALASRRSLGTELSFGDQILSTKDLEQFDFSGWDIALFAVGSEATKLHAPRAAKAGCVVIDNSSLYRYDPDVPLIVPEVNADAIFGYSKKNIIANPNCSTAQMVVALKPLHDRATIKRVVVSTYQSVSGSGKDAIDELWNQTKGMYVPGQEVAPKVYPKQIAFNVIPHIDVFMEDGTTKEEWKMVAETKKIIDPKIKVTATCVRVPVFVGHSEAINIEFEEFLDEDEARDILREAPGLMVIDKREDGGYVSPVECVGDFATFISRIRQDSTLENGLNLWCVSDNLRKGAALNAVQIAEVLGQRVLQKA
- a CDS encoding carbonic anhydrase, yielding MDFVKPLPAYLIQRYHGWFATNFSENQAWYKRLATEGQRPRAMIISCCDSRVHATSIFGAEQGEFFIHRNIANLVPPYSPDGSQHGTSAAVEYAVTALNVSQLIILGHSNCGGVKGCLDMCRGHAPQLEEKTSFVGRWMDILRPGYEAIKDHSSEEEMAQNLEKQAVLTSLTNLMTFPFVEKAVQDGSLSLHGLWTDIGEGSLEAFDPTTQRFKPV